From Prevotella melaninogenica, the proteins below share one genomic window:
- a CDS encoding FtsK/SpoIIIE family DNA translocase produces MAKKKTEHKRKTFTEAIGLNNIINDKTGFIAGLILLCVAIYICVAFFSYFSTGAADQSLVTDLRPGEVENTSRVFQNVCGSLGAIISYGLISRCFGIPAFIIPAFIALCGLRMMGAYKKLNLTKWFMGMALVMIWSSITFAKALTPLMGDQVYNPGGDHGAFCVQYMENLVGTPGLIAILVIIMLAYLTYLTSETITVVRKMINPFGYIRDKVKFTVVHDSKGDNTENVYDDEVVIEEEPVEPAEYVDPTLAEPIDLPTEPAIVQQEPDSLYSPNGSDKAKNTAEKEGPGFEVEEEKVEEKANSKTLANNNLPLTPINPREPFTKWKFPSLDLLKEYTSDSKTNYVSQEELEANKDRIIKVLNDFGVQIRSIRATVGPTITLYEITPAQGVRISKIKNLEDDIALSLAAIGIRIIAPMPGKGTIGIEVPNAKPNIVSMFSILNSRKFQDSTMELPIALGKTITNEVYMVDLAKIPHLLVAGATGQGKSVGLNAIITSLLYKKHPNELKIVLVDPKKVEFSVYSPIAKPFMAAVEENEDEPIITDVQKVVKTLKGLCVLMDERYDLLKAARVRNIKEYNQKFLRHELNPEEGHEFMPYIVVIIDEFGDLILTAGKEVEMPITRIAQLARAIGIHMIIATQRPTTTIITGNIKANFPGRIAFRVGAMMDSRIILDRPGAQQLVGRGDMLYLNGADPVRVQCAFVDTPEVENITKFIANQPGPVRPLEIPEPLSEDEAGGGGSLDTHNLDPLFEEAARAIVVSQQGSTSMIQRRLSIGYNRAGRLMDQMEKAGIVGAAKGSKPREVLISDEVSLDNMLTILRG; encoded by the coding sequence ATGGCAAAGAAGAAAACAGAACATAAAAGAAAGACTTTCACCGAGGCGATCGGACTAAATAACATTATTAACGACAAGACTGGATTTATTGCCGGACTTATCCTTTTATGCGTTGCCATCTATATCTGTGTAGCTTTTTTTAGCTATTTCAGTACAGGTGCAGCAGACCAAAGTTTAGTAACAGACCTTCGTCCTGGAGAGGTGGAAAACACAAGTAGAGTTTTCCAAAATGTATGCGGTTCACTCGGTGCAATCATATCATACGGACTTATTTCCCGCTGTTTTGGTATTCCAGCCTTTATTATTCCAGCCTTCATTGCACTCTGTGGTCTCCGTATGATGGGAGCCTACAAAAAGCTAAACCTAACGAAATGGTTCATGGGTATGGCTTTGGTAATGATATGGTCGTCTATTACTTTTGCCAAAGCACTTACCCCACTGATGGGTGACCAAGTCTATAATCCAGGAGGAGACCATGGTGCTTTCTGTGTACAATACATGGAAAACCTTGTTGGTACACCGGGGTTAATCGCTATATTGGTGATTATCATGTTGGCTTATCTCACTTATCTTACTTCCGAAACGATTACTGTCGTACGCAAGATGATTAACCCATTTGGGTATATTCGTGACAAAGTGAAGTTTACGGTGGTACATGATAGTAAGGGAGACAACACTGAAAACGTCTATGATGATGAGGTAGTTATTGAGGAAGAACCTGTAGAACCAGCAGAATATGTTGATCCAACCCTCGCAGAACCTATCGACTTACCAACAGAGCCTGCAATCGTTCAACAAGAACCAGACTCACTCTATTCACCTAATGGTAGTGACAAGGCTAAGAATACAGCAGAGAAAGAAGGTCCAGGCTTTGAAGTTGAGGAGGAGAAAGTTGAGGAGAAAGCAAATAGCAAGACGCTTGCTAACAACAACCTTCCACTGACTCCTATCAATCCTCGTGAGCCATTTACAAAGTGGAAGTTCCCTTCACTTGACCTATTAAAGGAATATACTTCTGATTCTAAGACCAACTACGTTAGTCAAGAGGAATTAGAAGCAAACAAAGACCGTATTATCAAGGTGTTAAACGACTTTGGTGTACAGATTCGTAGTATTCGTGCAACAGTCGGCCCAACGATTACTCTCTATGAGATTACACCTGCCCAGGGTGTTCGCATCTCTAAGATAAAGAACCTTGAAGATGATATTGCGCTGAGTTTGGCGGCTATCGGTATCCGTATCATTGCTCCAATGCCAGGCAAGGGTACGATTGGTATTGAGGTACCAAATGCTAAGCCAAACATTGTGTCAATGTTCTCTATTCTGAACTCACGCAAGTTCCAAGACTCTACAATGGAGTTACCAATCGCATTGGGTAAGACTATCACCAATGAGGTGTACATGGTCGACCTTGCTAAGATTCCTCACCTACTCGTTGCGGGTGCTACCGGACAGGGTAAGTCAGTCGGTCTGAATGCTATTATCACCTCCCTTCTTTATAAAAAGCATCCTAATGAGCTAAAGATTGTACTGGTTGACCCAAAGAAGGTAGAGTTCAGCGTTTACTCTCCTATAGCCAAACCTTTCATGGCAGCTGTTGAGGAGAATGAAGATGAACCAATCATCACAGACGTTCAGAAGGTTGTAAAGACATTGAAAGGTCTTTGTGTGTTGATGGATGAGCGTTATGACTTACTGAAGGCGGCTCGTGTTAGAAATATAAAGGAATATAATCAGAAGTTCCTCAGACACGAACTGAACCCAGAAGAAGGTCATGAGTTCATGCCATACATCGTTGTCATCATTGATGAGTTCGGTGACTTGATTCTTACTGCGGGCAAGGAAGTGGAGATGCCTATTACACGTATCGCACAGTTGGCACGTGCTATCGGTATTCACATGATTATTGCAACCCAGCGACCAACAACAACAATTATCACTGGTAACATCAAAGCAAACTTCCCTGGACGTATTGCTTTCCGTGTTGGAGCGATGATGGACTCACGTATCATCCTCGACCGACCAGGTGCACAACAGCTTGTTGGACGTGGTGATATGCTTTATCTCAATGGTGCTGACCCTGTTCGTGTACAGTGTGCCTTTGTTGATACTCCTGAAGTAGAGAACATTACCAAGTTCATTGCTAATCAACCAGGACCGGTTCGCCCATTAGAAATCCCAGAACCATTGTCTGAAGACGAAGCTGGAGGTGGTGGCTCACTGGACACTCACAACCTTGATCCATTGTTTGAAGAGGCTGCACGTGCTATTGTTGTCAGCCAACAAGGTTCTACAAGTATGATTCAACGTCGCCTGTCTATTGGTTACAACCGTGCTGGTCGACTGATGGATCAAATGGAGAAAGCAGGTATCGTTGGTGCAGCAAAGGGCTCCAAGCCACGTGAGGTACTGATAAGCGACGAGGTAAGTCTTGATAATATGCTTACCATCCTACGTGGATAA
- a CDS encoding LolA-like putative outer membrane lipoprotein chaperone: protein MKQIKYLLLFVAIFMANSIFAQNANQAKACMDKAAANISNLGGFTARFALSRPGAVGRTAGTISVKGVKFVATTPQTTVWFNGITQWSYMKSTDEVNVSTPTEAQRLSMNPYALMTLYRQGYNLSMTNEGGSYVVHMKATNPKRNIPETYVTISKAYQLQKIKIKQANKWTTITVSGIQRKNLSDNIFTFNKKNYPSAEVIDLR from the coding sequence ATGAAACAGATTAAATATTTGCTATTGTTCGTAGCCATCTTTATGGCAAATAGTATTTTCGCACAGAATGCTAATCAGGCTAAGGCTTGTATGGATAAAGCTGCAGCTAACATTTCTAACTTGGGTGGTTTTACGGCTCGCTTTGCACTTTCCAGACCCGGTGCTGTAGGTAGAACTGCCGGTACTATTTCTGTGAAAGGTGTTAAGTTTGTTGCCACAACGCCACAGACAACTGTATGGTTTAATGGTATAACACAATGGTCATATATGAAATCTACTGACGAAGTGAATGTTTCTACACCTACTGAAGCACAGCGTCTTTCAATGAACCCTTACGCATTGATGACATTGTATCGTCAGGGTTACAACCTTTCAATGACAAATGAAGGTGGTTCTTACGTGGTACACATGAAGGCAACCAATCCAAAACGTAATATTCCTGAGACTTATGTAACTATAAGCAAAGCCTATCAGCTACAAAAGATTAAGATTAAGCAGGCTAATAAGTGGACTACTATCACCGTTTCTGGTATTCAGCGCAAGAACCTTTCAGACAATATCTTTACTTTCAACAAGAAGAACTATCCGTCTGCTGAGGTGATAGACTTGAGATAA